In Kangiella profundi, one DNA window encodes the following:
- the tssF gene encoding type VI secretion system baseplate subunit TssF, whose product MSDRLLSYFERELESIKQEAVEFARANPGLAPNLGINEKGIDDPNVNRLIESVAFLNAKISKKLDDGVDELAESILGTLYPDVEAPFPATATMKFNLDGSLTTATQINKGELISIAGDKGEEWTFTTAASAELAPIDIANATYSGLPFEKPEYSDSDKIKAKLTIDFAVQKEVAKDEFIVINEINLKLNDEPRINSLLYQALAKDAVCIECDYGDKRKLLGKETIKKGGFDSDLSLLPKSYQQLDSMQLAREVLNSKQSFEHLLLDHLEIELKASEKLVVNFYLLTDNPELEQAINHESFAYGCLPVVNLFQKAAEPYKLKGNETREVEVRGSKGEALEVYKVDRVDYLQGKSERKTVAAAYQPGDKQEGALRWSAKRIHKSAQQGSYSKTVLSILGDEEQDDYIICPMVWVKNHKDISRVINRAQQLEIQFHEAHSELKSIELIETVRAEKSVEHNGQARWTLLKKTGIGHITTNGVPALQEILQQANIYKDNQINLMIEAITECNTERIVKRAFDKKHSGFINGQKVKIQISTEPFGNFSLYLFGLVISRLLTELTAINSFTELKIVTSGQQRQELNYPARMGQIQFI is encoded by the coding sequence ATGAGTGACAGATTGCTGAGCTACTTTGAGCGTGAACTAGAATCTATCAAACAGGAAGCGGTGGAATTTGCCAGGGCAAACCCAGGCCTGGCACCAAATCTTGGAATCAATGAAAAAGGCATCGACGATCCGAACGTTAATCGATTGATTGAATCGGTAGCTTTCTTAAATGCAAAGATCAGTAAGAAGCTGGATGATGGTGTTGATGAGCTGGCTGAGTCGATCTTGGGGACGCTATATCCAGATGTGGAAGCGCCATTTCCGGCAACTGCGACCATGAAGTTTAATTTAGACGGCAGTCTTACTACCGCGACTCAAATCAATAAAGGCGAATTAATTAGCATAGCCGGTGATAAAGGTGAGGAGTGGACTTTTACCACTGCTGCCAGCGCAGAGCTGGCGCCAATAGATATTGCAAATGCAACCTATAGCGGGCTGCCTTTTGAAAAACCAGAGTACAGTGATAGTGATAAGATTAAAGCAAAGTTGACTATTGATTTTGCAGTGCAAAAAGAAGTGGCTAAAGATGAATTTATAGTGATAAATGAAATTAATCTAAAGCTGAATGATGAGCCGAGAATCAATAGTCTGTTATATCAAGCGTTAGCAAAAGATGCAGTTTGCATTGAGTGTGATTATGGCGATAAAAGAAAACTGTTAGGGAAAGAGACAATCAAAAAAGGTGGCTTTGATTCCGATTTGAGTTTGTTGCCTAAAAGTTATCAGCAGCTGGACTCCATGCAACTGGCCCGCGAAGTATTAAATTCGAAACAGAGCTTCGAGCATTTACTACTGGATCACCTGGAAATTGAATTAAAGGCAAGCGAGAAACTGGTCGTAAATTTTTATTTGCTGACCGACAATCCAGAGCTTGAGCAAGCTATAAATCATGAAAGTTTCGCCTATGGCTGTCTGCCGGTGGTTAATTTATTCCAGAAGGCTGCAGAGCCCTATAAGTTAAAGGGCAATGAGACGCGTGAAGTTGAGGTGCGCGGTAGTAAAGGGGAAGCGCTTGAAGTCTATAAAGTCGACAGAGTGGATTATTTACAGGGAAAGTCCGAGCGGAAAACTGTTGCCGCCGCATATCAACCGGGGGATAAGCAGGAAGGTGCATTGAGATGGTCTGCTAAGCGGATTCATAAATCTGCACAGCAGGGAAGTTACAGCAAAACAGTGCTCAGTATTTTGGGTGATGAGGAGCAGGATGATTACATCATTTGCCCTATGGTTTGGGTAAAGAACCATAAGGATATTAGCCGGGTGATCAATCGAGCCCAACAATTGGAGATACAGTTTCATGAAGCGCATTCAGAATTGAAGTCTATTGAGTTGATTGAAACAGTGCGTGCCGAAAAAAGTGTAGAGCACAATGGACAGGCGCGATGGACACTGTTGAAGAAAACCGGCATTGGCCACATCACAACCAATGGTGTCCCAGCATTACAAGAAATTCTGCAGCAAGCAAATATATACAAAGATAATCAAATCAATTTAATGATTGAAGCGATTACAGAGTGCAACACAGAACGAATCGTTAAACGAGCTTTTGATAAGAAACATTCCGGTTTTATTAATGGACAAAAAGTGAAGATACAAATATCAACAGAGCCATTTGGCAACTTTAGTCTCTATCTGTTTGGCCTGGTAATAAGTCGTCTATTAACGGAGCTAACGGCAATAAATAGTTTTACCGAGTTGAAGATTGTGACTAGCGGACAGCAAAGGCAAGAGCTCAACTACCCGGCACGAATGGGGCAGATACAGTTTATATAA
- the tssC gene encoding type VI secretion system contractile sheath large subunit: protein MELNASNLQAPQQGLLSTRLEQQPVAVPDLQQFEDLITRLVVEIDECLNKVVNTILHHPKFQKLEADWRAVSYLCHEKTRYSNKRKIKIKLLDVSFHALAKDLGKVLDYEQSEIYKKVYEGEYDRPGGEPFSLLIGSYKIQLQRRPGIISDIEVLKLMGKIAVASFAPFICNTKAEFFGIDSFTGLHPNLKLKDLFRQSEYREWNSLRNEAESRYLGCVIPEILIRKRYQKSLYNNQLLFEETIEHERERLWANGCFAFAAVTMRAFAEYGWYVTIRGMKRDQVGGGLVDGLPYEENSDLVIKIPPVSAWIQERQARALEASGFIPITIIKHTPYLLFQSNYSIFEVKEQESTSNKLAGMLQYILCVSRFAHYIKVISRQKIGKFLSEEECEQYLERWLRQYVSASQSTSMELKAKYPLRAAQIKVAAKHNSPGSFECQMMIEPHYQLDGIESKITFTTEIKNSE, encoded by the coding sequence ATGGAGCTGAACGCGTCTAATTTACAGGCCCCCCAGCAAGGATTGCTTAGTACCCGTCTAGAGCAACAGCCTGTTGCTGTGCCTGATTTACAGCAGTTTGAAGATTTGATTACCCGATTGGTAGTGGAGATCGACGAGTGTCTGAATAAGGTGGTTAATACCATTCTGCATCATCCGAAGTTTCAGAAACTCGAGGCGGACTGGCGGGCGGTAAGTTATCTTTGCCATGAAAAGACGCGCTATAGTAACAAGCGAAAGATTAAAATAAAGCTGTTGGATGTGAGTTTTCATGCGCTGGCCAAAGATCTGGGTAAAGTGCTGGACTATGAGCAGAGCGAAATCTACAAAAAGGTCTATGAGGGGGAGTATGACAGGCCTGGTGGTGAGCCATTTTCCCTGTTGATCGGTAGCTACAAGATTCAGCTGCAACGCAGGCCGGGCATTATCAGTGATATCGAAGTGCTGAAATTGATGGGCAAGATAGCCGTAGCATCATTTGCCCCTTTTATTTGCAATACCAAGGCCGAGTTCTTCGGCATTGACAGCTTTACTGGTCTACACCCAAATCTGAAATTAAAGGATTTGTTTCGGCAGAGTGAATATCGCGAATGGAACAGCTTGCGAAACGAAGCGGAAAGCCGTTATCTGGGATGCGTCATTCCTGAGATATTAATCCGAAAGCGTTACCAGAAAAGTCTCTACAACAATCAATTGTTATTTGAAGAAACCATTGAGCATGAGCGTGAAAGACTGTGGGCTAATGGCTGTTTTGCCTTTGCAGCGGTGACCATGCGCGCTTTTGCGGAATATGGGTGGTACGTAACAATTCGTGGTATGAAGCGCGATCAGGTGGGTGGTGGCTTGGTAGATGGGCTGCCCTATGAAGAAAACTCCGATCTGGTGATAAAGATTCCGCCAGTCAGCGCCTGGATTCAGGAGCGCCAGGCCAGAGCTCTGGAAGCCAGTGGTTTTATTCCGATAACTATTATAAAGCATACCCCCTATCTGTTATTCCAGAGCAACTACTCAATCTTTGAAGTGAAAGAGCAGGAGAGCACTTCGAACAAGCTGGCGGGAATGCTGCAATATATCTTATGTGTTTCAAGATTCGCGCATTACATCAAAGTTATAAGCAGACAAAAGATTGGCAAGTTCTTAAGCGAGGAGGAGTGTGAGCAATATTTGGAGCGTTGGTTGCGACAATATGTTTCCGCCAGTCAGAGCACCTCGATGGAACTTAAAGCCAAGTATCCGTTACGAGCAGCACAGATTAAGGTTGCAGCCAAACATAACAGTCCAGGAAGCTTTGAGTGTCAGATGATGATTGAGCCGCACTATCAGCTCGATGGCATCGAAAGCAAAATCACCTTTACCACAGAAATTAAAAATAGCGAGTAG
- a CDS encoding DUF4123 domain-containing protein, giving the protein MLSKQIVCKHSLSRAGLKEQLEKASLGIKNYAIIDAAKNETLFSYIKGRKDSYTSLFVKDSRQELKTVAPYLLELEAEDANWIIDDIIDKDLGFVIGSETCHQDWVNKLSEWIYQKDEKGKVSLFRHYDPVVLRQLIENEGSGSDSIVTEIYPDSVIVMKASNEKYTKWTIGSKE; this is encoded by the coding sequence ATGTTGAGCAAGCAGATAGTATGCAAACATTCATTGAGTAGAGCAGGCCTGAAAGAGCAGTTAGAAAAAGCCAGCCTTGGGATAAAAAACTACGCTATTATTGATGCGGCAAAGAATGAAACCCTATTTTCATATATCAAAGGTCGAAAAGATAGCTACACAAGTCTGTTTGTAAAGGACAGTCGTCAGGAACTGAAAACAGTCGCGCCTTACTTGCTAGAACTAGAAGCCGAAGATGCTAACTGGATTATCGATGACATAATTGATAAAGACCTTGGCTTTGTAATTGGAAGTGAAACTTGCCATCAGGATTGGGTAAATAAGCTTTCAGAGTGGATATATCAGAAAGACGAGAAAGGAAAAGTCAGTCTTTTCAGACATTATGATCCAGTTGTATTGAGGCAGCTTATTGAGAATGAAGGCTCAGGAAGTGATAGCATAGTCACAGAAATCTATCCCGATAGTGTTATCGTCATGAAAGCCTCAAATGAAAAATACACGAAGTGGACAATCGGAAGTAAAGAATGA
- the tssE gene encoding type VI secretion system baseplate subunit TssE, with the protein MESLWERLIGKEISSEQDWLAKSICEDLKRMLNTRKSLLLSDEQFPNVKKSILNYGINDFSFGSVGTEEERKELANQIHQVIREYEPRIENMIIEILENKSKEDRVLRLDIKAELKTKEQINIRTNIDVMENASEIKELYHE; encoded by the coding sequence ATGGAAAGTTTGTGGGAAAGATTAATCGGAAAAGAGATCAGCAGTGAGCAGGATTGGTTAGCAAAGTCGATCTGTGAAGACCTGAAAAGAATGTTGAATACACGAAAGAGTCTGCTTTTGTCAGATGAACAATTTCCAAACGTTAAAAAGTCAATTCTTAACTATGGCATTAATGACTTCAGCTTTGGCAGTGTGGGGACCGAAGAGGAAAGAAAGGAGCTGGCAAATCAGATCCATCAGGTCATCAGAGAATATGAGCCGCGCATAGAAAATATGATTATCGAAATACTCGAAAACAAAAGTAAAGAAGACCGAGTCTTACGTCTGGATATTAAGGCGGAATTAAAAACTAAAGAGCAGATAAATATCAGAACCAATATTGATGTTATGGAAAACGCTAGCGAAATAAAGGAGCTCTATCATGAGTGA
- a CDS encoding type VI secretion system Vgr family protein yields MGLFEKFSQTNRLIRIDTELGSDKLLLTKVEGHEALSRPYQFSLTCLSQLSAIEPNKLMGKVIDFSFELNDGGERAFNGIVCELRHRGKISDTLYQYELKVVPQLWLLSQRTNIRIYQHKTIPQIVEQLLSEHQVVFESKLTASYPVHEYSVQYQETDLDFVQRLLAEAGIFYYFKQQTNQHQLILLDDKNQYDSEGNGLLSQSYGTLESEHFSEWQTSSQLLPIKYSSNGYDFKHPASSLRSDREHSENEVLDANNMEVYRYPGDYQNKCDGQAETAKRLEAIQKHQLQVYAESNIRDLKVGHVYSIVKHENINEVGNSYLVTELEYYAEDDSYKNSSESKQEIKNKAQLIPAEVQFRPDVNNQKPSVKGLQSAVVTGPEGEEIYTDQYGRVRIQFHWDREGKKDENSSCWVRVSHQWAGAGFGGINIPRIGQEVLVEFEDGDPDKPIITGRVYNARNMPPYQLPNNKTQSGWVSRSTPDGTKDTANEIRFEDRKGAEHLLIHAERNQSIEVENEEFHWVGKNRRKTIDNDETVEVKNDRKEKVGNDEEVEIGNNQTLQIANNSVLKVGKNRTVEIEKDSINTVNNHQKDYVYANHSQEVGGHYKHKVAGKYTLEAVEKIFTRTNKFLLEVSDTLEIAGPGGSIIIDSSGITIEGKEINIKGSAINLGSGSASQIEALKGAANEGLPFCEECESNS; encoded by the coding sequence ATGGGTCTCTTCGAAAAATTCTCACAAACCAACCGATTAATCCGCATTGACACTGAGCTTGGAAGTGACAAATTGCTGTTGACCAAGGTAGAAGGTCATGAAGCATTATCCAGACCATATCAGTTTTCTCTTACCTGTCTGTCGCAGTTGTCAGCCATAGAGCCGAATAAGTTGATGGGTAAAGTAATCGACTTTAGCTTTGAATTGAATGACGGAGGGGAGCGAGCCTTTAATGGTATCGTTTGTGAGTTAAGGCATCGGGGTAAGATCTCGGACACCCTGTATCAATATGAATTAAAAGTAGTGCCGCAACTGTGGCTATTATCGCAGCGTACAAACATCAGGATCTACCAGCACAAAACCATCCCACAGATAGTGGAACAACTACTGTCTGAGCATCAGGTGGTGTTCGAGTCTAAATTAACTGCCAGCTATCCGGTACATGAATATTCTGTGCAATATCAGGAAACCGATCTGGACTTTGTGCAACGATTACTGGCCGAAGCCGGGATTTTTTATTACTTCAAACAACAAACTAATCAGCATCAGCTGATCTTGCTGGACGATAAGAATCAATATGATAGTGAAGGCAACGGTCTGCTAAGCCAGAGCTATGGCACCCTTGAGTCAGAACATTTCAGCGAATGGCAAACCAGTAGCCAGCTGCTGCCCATCAAATACAGTAGTAATGGCTATGACTTTAAGCATCCTGCCAGCTCATTAAGATCAGACCGCGAGCATTCTGAGAATGAAGTTCTAGATGCTAACAATATGGAAGTCTACCGCTATCCGGGTGACTATCAGAACAAATGTGATGGACAAGCCGAAACAGCAAAACGACTTGAGGCCATTCAGAAGCATCAACTGCAAGTCTATGCCGAAAGTAATATTCGAGATCTGAAAGTCGGTCATGTTTACTCCATAGTGAAACATGAAAACATCAACGAAGTAGGAAACAGCTATCTGGTCACCGAGCTGGAATACTATGCTGAAGATGATAGTTATAAGAATTCGAGCGAATCTAAGCAGGAAATTAAAAATAAAGCACAGCTGATACCTGCAGAGGTACAATTCAGACCGGATGTAAATAACCAGAAACCTTCGGTCAAAGGCCTGCAAAGCGCGGTCGTAACTGGACCAGAAGGCGAAGAGATTTATACCGACCAATATGGGCGCGTTAGAATCCAATTCCACTGGGATCGAGAAGGGAAAAAAGATGAAAATAGCTCGTGCTGGGTGAGAGTATCGCACCAGTGGGCTGGCGCAGGATTTGGAGGCATCAATATCCCGCGCATTGGACAGGAAGTTCTGGTTGAATTTGAAGATGGTGATCCGGATAAGCCAATAATTACTGGTCGAGTGTACAACGCGCGTAACATGCCACCTTACCAGCTACCTAATAACAAGACTCAAAGTGGTTGGGTGTCACGTAGTACGCCAGACGGCACAAAAGACACAGCTAATGAAATCCGCTTTGAAGATCGCAAGGGAGCAGAGCATCTGTTGATTCATGCAGAGCGCAACCAGAGTATTGAGGTGGAAAATGAAGAGTTCCATTGGGTAGGTAAAAATAGAAGAAAAACCATCGATAATGATGAAACAGTAGAAGTCAAAAATGACCGCAAAGAAAAAGTTGGTAATGATGAAGAAGTAGAAATTGGCAATAACCAGACCCTGCAGATTGCCAATAATAGTGTGCTTAAGGTTGGCAAGAACCGAACCGTTGAAATTGAAAAAGATTCTATCAATACGGTCAACAATCATCAGAAAGATTATGTCTATGCTAACCACTCGCAAGAGGTTGGTGGCCATTATAAACACAAAGTTGCTGGTAAATATACACTGGAAGCAGTGGAAAAAATCTTTACTAGAACTAACAAATTCCTATTAGAAGTTTCGGATACATTAGAAATCGCGGGGCCGGGCGGAAGCATTATAATTGATAGCAGTGGCATTACCATAGAAGGTAAAGAAATTAACATTAAAGGGTCTGCTATCAATCTTGGCTCAGGTTCAGCAAGCCAGATCGAAGCCTTAAAGGGTGCGGCCAATGAAGGTTTACCATTCTGTGAAGAGTGTGAAAGCAATAGCTAA
- the tssH gene encoding type VI secretion system ATPase TssH: MANTEIRNLIEKLNDECKSSLEKAVATCFSKTHYYVEIQHWLIELLKSETNDVHEILKYFAVNSDLLEQDILQAEQQFKTGNGHAPALSEYLMKMIQKAWVSASINQQSTSVRSGHLFLVLCNDDSLAFLMSGMSKELSKIDCAELEADFTSIVSGSSENISSQTQETAAKKAGSQKALEQYTIDLTQQAQAGELDPVLGRENEVRQMIDILTRRRQNNPILTGEAGVGKTAVVEGLAQKIISKEVPEVLHNVSIRVLDMGLLQAGAGVKGEFENRLKQVIADVKSSIKPVILFIDEAHTMIGAGGAEGQNDAANLLKPALARGELRVIAATTWAEYKKFFEKDAALSRRFQVVKVEEPDVNTAIDIMRGVSEVMAKHHKVHILDEALTSSVLLSQRYIPSRQLPDKSVSLLDTACARVNLSQNAKPALIEASEKSIESWQKELAICEMEATHEERIAELKALIEQEQKTLQGLNEKWQAELAIVKKIHAYHEQEDKKPEQLEKLRAELVFVQQGSPMVFETVNEAVIAAIVSDWTGIPVGKMKKQNINQVLELEEQLTERVRGQDLALKSIAQSMRVSAAKLMDPNKPRGVFILAGPSGVGKTETALALAETLYGSERNVITINMSEFKEEHKVSLLMGSPPGYIGYGEGGILTEAVRRNPYSVILLDEMEKAHPGVQEVFFQVFDKGMMKDGEGRDIDFKNSVILMTTNAGTETMMDYSRLEADDEEEIVETSPEQEYEELTQVLHQDLLRYFKPAFLGRTTLLAYKALEQDILRDITKIQLARVSERVKDSYKVSCTFADELIENIVERCTETDSGARNIQKIIQQNILPQISNYFLTRLLQEDELKDVVVLLKDGELEISTESYLPVQEANQQQSAELAAQ, from the coding sequence ATGGCAAATACAGAAATACGGAATTTAATCGAGAAGTTAAATGATGAATGTAAATCTTCGCTGGAAAAGGCGGTGGCAACCTGTTTTAGCAAGACCCATTATTATGTGGAAATACAGCACTGGTTAATTGAGCTGTTAAAGAGTGAAACCAATGATGTGCATGAGATTTTAAAATATTTTGCAGTCAACAGCGATCTGTTAGAGCAAGACATTTTACAAGCGGAGCAGCAGTTTAAAACCGGCAATGGCCATGCTCCGGCATTGTCTGAATACCTGATGAAGATGATACAGAAGGCCTGGGTTTCTGCTTCGATCAATCAGCAAAGTACTAGCGTTCGTTCAGGACATCTATTTTTAGTGCTGTGCAATGATGACAGCCTGGCGTTCCTGATGTCGGGTATGAGCAAGGAGCTGAGTAAGATTGATTGTGCAGAACTGGAGGCTGACTTTACCAGCATAGTATCCGGCAGTAGTGAGAATATTAGTAGTCAGACACAGGAAACAGCAGCGAAAAAAGCCGGCAGTCAAAAAGCACTTGAGCAATATACGATTGACTTGACTCAGCAGGCGCAGGCTGGAGAGCTTGATCCGGTTTTAGGCCGAGAAAATGAGGTCAGACAGATGATCGATATTCTAACCAGACGTCGCCAGAATAATCCGATCCTGACGGGTGAGGCAGGGGTCGGTAAAACGGCTGTGGTAGAAGGTCTGGCACAAAAAATTATAAGCAAAGAAGTCCCAGAGGTTTTGCATAACGTATCGATCCGAGTGTTGGACATGGGTTTGTTACAGGCGGGTGCGGGCGTTAAAGGTGAGTTTGAGAATCGTCTGAAGCAGGTAATTGCTGATGTTAAGTCATCCATCAAGCCTGTAATCCTGTTTATTGATGAAGCGCATACCATGATTGGAGCCGGTGGAGCAGAAGGCCAGAATGATGCAGCAAACCTGTTGAAACCTGCGCTAGCCAGAGGTGAGTTAAGAGTCATAGCTGCCACCACCTGGGCCGAATATAAAAAATTTTTTGAGAAAGATGCCGCACTTTCTAGACGCTTTCAGGTAGTCAAAGTAGAAGAGCCCGATGTAAATACAGCGATAGATATTATGCGTGGCGTTTCTGAAGTGATGGCAAAACATCATAAGGTGCATATTCTTGATGAAGCCTTGACCAGTAGTGTTCTGTTGTCCCAGCGTTATATTCCTTCAAGACAGTTGCCTGATAAATCAGTGAGCCTACTTGATACTGCATGTGCCCGAGTAAATCTGAGCCAGAATGCCAAGCCTGCATTGATCGAAGCAAGTGAGAAATCCATAGAAAGCTGGCAAAAAGAATTAGCCATCTGTGAAATGGAGGCAACTCATGAGGAGCGAATAGCAGAACTCAAGGCATTGATTGAGCAAGAGCAAAAGACACTACAAGGTTTAAACGAGAAGTGGCAGGCAGAGCTTGCAATAGTCAAAAAGATTCATGCTTATCACGAGCAGGAAGATAAAAAGCCAGAGCAGCTGGAAAAATTAAGAGCTGAACTTGTGTTTGTGCAACAAGGAAGCCCTATGGTCTTTGAAACGGTCAATGAGGCAGTTATTGCGGCCATCGTTTCGGACTGGACCGGAATTCCAGTGGGCAAAATGAAAAAGCAGAATATCAATCAGGTACTGGAACTGGAAGAGCAGCTGACTGAGCGTGTACGTGGACAGGATCTGGCCCTTAAATCGATTGCGCAAAGTATGCGTGTTTCAGCTGCAAAGTTGATGGATCCAAACAAGCCACGCGGCGTGTTCATACTCGCTGGCCCAAGTGGTGTAGGTAAAACAGAAACTGCTTTAGCCCTGGCTGAGACCCTTTATGGTAGCGAGAGAAACGTGATAACCATCAATATGTCTGAATTTAAAGAAGAGCATAAGGTATCACTATTAATGGGATCGCCTCCGGGTTATATCGGTTACGGTGAAGGCGGTATCCTGACCGAGGCAGTAAGACGTAATCCCTATTCAGTGATACTGTTGGATGAGATGGAAAAGGCTCATCCGGGCGTGCAGGAAGTTTTCTTCCAGGTCTTTGATAAAGGCATGATGAAAGATGGTGAAGGCCGAGATATCGACTTTAAAAACAGCGTAATCCTGATGACGACCAATGCCGGCACCGAAACCATGATGGATTATTCGCGCTTAGAGGCTGATGATGAAGAAGAAATTGTCGAGACGTCACCTGAGCAGGAATATGAAGAACTGACTCAGGTTCTGCATCAGGATTTACTGCGCTACTTCAAGCCCGCCTTCCTGGGGCGCACCACTTTGCTGGCGTATAAAGCTCTGGAGCAGGATATCCTGCGAGATATCACCAAGATTCAGCTAGCAAGAGTGAGTGAACGGGTCAAGGATTCCTACAAGGTGAGCTGCACATTTGCTGATGAGCTGATTGAGAACATCGTCGAACGCTGTACAGAAACGGATTCAGGCGCTCGTAATATCCAGAAAATTATTCAGCAAAATATCCTGCCACAAATTTCGAATTATTTCCTCACTCGTCTTTTACAGGAGGATGAGTTGAAGGATGTTGTCGTACTGCTGAAAGATGGAGAGCTGGAGATAAGTACGGAGTCATATTTACCAGTACAGGAAGCCAATCAGCAGCAATCGGCGGAATTGGCTGCACAATAA
- a CDS encoding Hcp family type VI secretion system effector has product MSIFMNYDNIKGEATAKGHEDWIDVLSIDWGVQRGITARVGTSKDREATSADVSELRVTKYMDNTTPYLFKEACVGKGKKVELHLTKTGDTLESYMEYILSDCMISGYRVNSDGERPVEEITLSFTKLEQKYTPYDDDHKASSPISNGYDVAKASMM; this is encoded by the coding sequence ATGTCAATTTTCATGAATTATGACAACATCAAGGGTGAAGCTACTGCAAAAGGACACGAAGATTGGATTGATGTCCTATCAATCGATTGGGGTGTTCAGCGTGGTATTACTGCTCGAGTAGGCACCAGCAAGGATCGTGAAGCTACTTCAGCGGACGTTAGCGAGTTACGTGTAACTAAATACATGGACAACACAACGCCATACTTATTTAAAGAGGCTTGCGTTGGTAAAGGTAAGAAAGTTGAGTTACACCTTACTAAAACAGGCGATACTCTAGAAAGCTACATGGAGTATATATTGAGCGACTGCATGATTAGTGGCTATCGTGTGAATTCTGATGGCGAGCGTCCAGTTGAAGAGATTACACTGAGCTTCACTAAGCTTGAACAGAAATACACGCCTTACGACGATGACCATAAAGCTAGTAGCCCAATTAGCAATGGTTATGATGTTGCTAAAGCTTCTATGATGTAA
- a CDS encoding type VI secretion system baseplate subunit TssG — translation MIRQSDVLDLHRALSEQVHLGLNLLDAYSPLPEIFSQDILQSIKDQGTGADAFLLMLTRRLNQLLAKGKKRSQLATELKHTVNELDVTSSLYQTRMVSANNDKTATYYCGLMPTTVNTAAALKTVIEHWLVDYIKKVEIQEFVGSWLAIPDEQKSRLGKAGSFNRLGLDVMLGEKQWNYEQKLVIRMYVKDQLEQHKWQEMKQQAAVIKQMVHSYLDSAIEYQVVAVINPQLGTAIQLNSANGGSKLGTDSWLGNLNETTQVVL, via the coding sequence ATGATTAGACAAAGTGATGTGCTTGATTTGCACCGTGCATTATCGGAACAGGTACATCTCGGTTTAAATTTACTTGATGCCTATAGCCCGCTACCGGAGATCTTTAGTCAGGACATACTGCAAAGCATTAAGGATCAGGGGACAGGAGCAGATGCTTTTCTGCTGATGCTGACCAGGCGATTGAATCAACTTTTAGCAAAGGGCAAAAAGCGTAGTCAGCTAGCAACTGAATTAAAGCACACGGTTAATGAGCTGGACGTCACAAGTAGCTTGTACCAGACCAGAATGGTATCAGCTAATAATGACAAAACTGCTACCTATTATTGTGGCCTGATGCCAACCACCGTTAATACAGCTGCTGCACTTAAAACAGTTATTGAGCATTGGTTGGTGGATTACATCAAGAAAGTTGAGATTCAAGAGTTCGTCGGTAGTTGGTTGGCCATACCTGATGAGCAGAAAAGTCGACTAGGTAAAGCTGGTAGCTTTAACCGACTGGGATTGGATGTAATGCTGGGTGAAAAGCAATGGAACTATGAGCAGAAGCTTGTCATTCGGATGTATGTTAAAGACCAGCTGGAGCAGCACAAGTGGCAGGAAATGAAACAACAGGCGGCGGTTATTAAGCAGATGGTTCATAGCTATCTGGACTCTGCAATTGAATATCAAGTAGTAGCAGTGATTAATCCTCAACTCGGTACAGCAATACAATTGAATTCGGCAAATGGTGGCTCAAAGTTAGGCACTGATAGCTGGCTTGGCAATTTGAATGAAACAACTCAAGTAGTTTTATAA
- a CDS encoding PAAR domain-containing protein, with the protein MKSIALNGHTHTCKGTKNSIHKNGPIQAAQTLVKVNGMPVAVVGDKITCDDTIDTIVTGSAIVKINGKPVARIGDKTAIGGFIDKGESLVKVE; encoded by the coding sequence ATGAAATCGATAGCGTTAAATGGACATACCCACACCTGCAAAGGAACAAAAAATAGCATTCATAAGAATGGCCCAATTCAGGCCGCGCAAACACTGGTCAAAGTTAATGGGATGCCGGTGGCCGTGGTTGGAGACAAGATAACCTGTGATGACACCATAGATACCATAGTAACTGGATCGGCAATAGTAAAAATTAATGGAAAGCCAGTGGCAAGAATTGGCGATAAAACTGCCATAGGCGGCTTTATCGATAAAGGTGAATCATTGGTCAAAGTAGAATAG